A genomic window from Synechococcus sp. WH 8016 includes:
- the lpxB gene encoding lipid-A-disaccharide synthase encodes MVRLLISTGEVSGDLQGSLLIQALWRVAERRGLYLEVLALGGERMQAAGAELLADTSPMGAIGLWEALPLVVPTIRLQARVDRVLQERPPDGVVLIDYMGANVRLGHSLRDRLPDVPITYYIAPQEWAWRIGEGGTKSLLQFTDRILAIFPEEAEFYAGRGAEVTWVGHPLLDMVPVSPDRQAARRALGLPSEGALLLLMPASRPQELRYLMPELVQAAATLQARDPSLNVMVPAGLERFEEPLQQALDQAGVRGTVIPADQADAMKPHLFAAADLALGKSGTVNLELALQGVPQVVGYRVSRVTAWVARRILRFHVDHISPVNLLLKERLVPELLQEDFNADQLVALAIPLLDHQEERQKILDGYQRLRDTLGEPGVTDRAAEAILDQIQ; translated from the coding sequence ATGGTGCGTCTGCTCATCAGCACCGGCGAGGTGTCAGGAGATTTGCAGGGAAGCTTGCTGATTCAGGCCCTTTGGCGCGTCGCTGAACGTCGTGGACTCTATTTAGAAGTCCTCGCGCTGGGCGGTGAACGGATGCAGGCAGCTGGAGCTGAGTTGCTGGCCGATACCTCTCCGATGGGAGCGATCGGTTTATGGGAAGCCCTGCCTTTGGTCGTGCCAACGATTCGATTGCAAGCCAGGGTGGATCGGGTGTTGCAAGAACGTCCACCCGATGGGGTGGTGTTGATCGACTACATGGGCGCCAATGTGCGCTTAGGCCACAGCCTCAGAGACCGTCTGCCGGATGTACCAATCACCTATTACATCGCTCCCCAGGAATGGGCTTGGCGCATTGGGGAGGGAGGCACCAAAAGTTTGCTGCAGTTCACAGATCGCATCCTGGCGATTTTCCCTGAAGAAGCCGAGTTTTATGCCGGTCGAGGCGCTGAGGTGACCTGGGTCGGGCACCCCCTTCTCGACATGGTTCCGGTTTCGCCTGATCGCCAGGCTGCCCGTCGTGCGCTGGGTTTGCCCTCGGAAGGAGCCCTCTTGCTCTTGATGCCTGCATCACGGCCTCAGGAATTGCGTTACCTCATGCCTGAATTGGTGCAGGCTGCTGCCACCCTTCAGGCCCGTGACCCATCGTTGAATGTGATGGTCCCAGCGGGATTGGAGCGCTTTGAGGAGCCTTTGCAACAGGCCCTAGACCAAGCGGGAGTTCGCGGGACCGTCATTCCCGCCGATCAGGCGGATGCCATGAAGCCCCACCTGTTTGCCGCTGCGGACTTGGCACTGGGTAAATCGGGCACGGTGAATCTGGAATTAGCCCTTCAGGGTGTGCCGCAAGTGGTGGGCTATCGCGTCAGTCGTGTGACGGCCTGGGTGGCACGGAGAATTCTGCGTTTTCACGTGGATCACATTTCGCCAGTCAACCTTCTGCTTAAGGAGCGTTTGGTTCCGGAGCTGTTACAGGAGGATTTCAACGCCGATCAGCTTGTGGCCTTGGCGATTCCGCTGTTGGATCACCAGGAGGAGCGCCAAAAGATTTTGGATGGGTATCAGCGCTTGCGTGACACCCTTGGTGAACCGGGTGTGACCGACCGTGCTGCTGAAGCCATTCTTGACCAGATCCAATAG
- the lpxA gene encoding acyl-ACP--UDP-N-acetylglucosamine O-acyltransferase → MSEELSTSVITDDRPAQVHPMAVVDSRAQLANGVVIGPGAVIGPEVSIGANTWIGPNVVLDGLLRIGAHNRIYPGACLGQEPQDLKYKGAQTEVVIGNHNTIRECVTINRATDEGEQTRIGDNNLLMAYCHLGHNCLLGNNIVMSNGIQVAGHVLIEDRAVIGGCLGIHQFVHIGGMAMVGGMTRVDRDVPPYCLVEGHPGRVRGLNRVGLRRQGLHRLEGGQEFKQLQEIWSLLYRSDHVISDGLNLARQQALLPAANHLCTFLEGSLSTGRRGPMPPPSSR, encoded by the coding sequence ATGAGTGAGGAGCTCTCCACATCAGTGATCACGGACGATCGCCCCGCTCAGGTCCATCCGATGGCGGTGGTGGATTCCCGAGCGCAACTCGCCAATGGTGTGGTGATCGGTCCTGGAGCTGTGATTGGTCCTGAGGTGAGCATCGGAGCGAATACCTGGATCGGTCCCAACGTCGTGCTCGATGGTCTTCTGCGCATTGGCGCTCACAATCGCATTTACCCGGGTGCCTGTTTAGGTCAAGAACCTCAGGATTTGAAATACAAAGGCGCTCAGACGGAGGTTGTCATTGGTAATCACAACACCATTCGTGAATGCGTCACGATTAATCGTGCTACCGATGAAGGGGAGCAGACTCGAATTGGGGACAACAATTTGCTCATGGCTTACTGCCACCTTGGGCATAATTGTTTGCTTGGAAATAACATTGTGATGTCGAATGGCATCCAAGTTGCAGGCCACGTGCTGATTGAAGATCGGGCTGTAATCGGTGGTTGTTTAGGAATTCATCAATTTGTGCACATCGGCGGCATGGCCATGGTTGGTGGCATGACCCGTGTGGACCGTGATGTTCCTCCCTACTGTCTTGTGGAAGGGCATCCAGGCAGAGTTCGGGGTCTCAATCGTGTGGGCTTGCGCCGCCAGGGCTTGCACCGCCTCGAGGGGGGGCAGGAATTTAAACAGCTTCAGGAGATCTGGTCGTTGCTCTACCGCTCCGACCACGTTATTTCCGATGGCTTAAACCTTGCGAGGCAGCAGGCTTTGCTGCCTGCCGCAAATCATCTCTGTACGTTTTTGGAGGGTTCCTTGTCGACAGGTCGACGGGGCCCCATGCCTCCTCCATCGAGTCGCTGA
- the fabZ gene encoding 3-hydroxyacyl-ACP dehydratase FabZ has translation MTVLASTDSPSAVLNAEQIMGLLPHRYPFALVDRVLEHVPGERAVAIKNVTINEPHFQGHFPGRPLMPGVLIVEAMAQVGGLIVTQMPDLPQGLFVFAGIDGVRFRRPVVPGDQLRITCELLSLKRKRFGKVKAEATVDGQLVCSGELMFSLVD, from the coding sequence TTGACCGTTCTTGCCTCTACCGACTCGCCTTCTGCCGTGCTCAATGCTGAGCAGATCATGGGTCTGCTGCCGCATCGTTATCCCTTCGCCTTGGTGGATCGGGTGCTTGAGCACGTTCCAGGTGAGCGCGCTGTCGCGATCAAGAACGTCACCATCAATGAGCCCCATTTCCAGGGGCATTTCCCTGGTCGTCCCTTGATGCCTGGGGTTTTGATTGTTGAAGCGATGGCTCAGGTGGGTGGATTGATCGTGACTCAGATGCCGGATCTCCCCCAGGGCTTGTTCGTATTCGCCGGAATTGACGGTGTTCGTTTTCGTCGGCCGGTGGTTCCTGGAGATCAATTGAGGATTACCTGCGAGTTGCTCAGCCTTAAACGAAAGCGTTTTGGCAAAGTAAAGGCGGAGGCCACGGTGGATGGACAGCTTGTCTGCTCCGGTGAGCTGATGTTTTCTCTGGTGGATTGA
- the lpxC gene encoding UDP-3-O-acyl-N-acetylglucosamine deacetylase → MMSWPADYNGPWTLASRVSRSGIGLHSGQQCEVSLVPSEQEGFYVRWLDQTSESVRLDPSQVRDSQLCTTLDFGDRQLSTVEHLLAALAGCGVSHVELQVSGTEIPLLDGSALGWVEAIAEAGLTPASTPRRPPVVLSAPLAFYRGNSAIVATPADRFTLVGVIDFPQQAIGRQQLALELTPQTFVEEIAPARTFGFREQVEQLRASGLIRGGALDNALVCDGDSWVNPPLRFQDEPVRHKVLDLIGDLALVGFPQAQVLAYRGSHGLHTDLAAALADQLVPQR, encoded by the coding sequence ATGATGTCTTGGCCTGCGGATTACAACGGGCCTTGGACGTTGGCATCAAGGGTGTCGCGCTCCGGGATTGGTTTGCACAGTGGCCAGCAATGTGAAGTCAGCCTGGTTCCTTCTGAGCAGGAAGGCTTCTATGTGCGCTGGCTTGATCAAACCTCAGAATCCGTTCGTTTAGATCCCTCACAGGTGCGCGACAGCCAGCTGTGCACCACCCTCGATTTTGGAGACAGACAGCTTTCCACCGTGGAACATCTGCTCGCAGCTCTGGCTGGCTGTGGCGTTTCCCATGTTGAGCTGCAGGTATCAGGAACGGAAATACCGCTTCTCGATGGTTCTGCTTTGGGCTGGGTGGAAGCGATCGCAGAAGCCGGATTAACTCCAGCGTCGACACCACGTCGTCCCCCGGTGGTGCTCTCTGCCCCGCTGGCCTTTTATCGCGGAAACAGCGCCATCGTTGCAACGCCTGCTGATCGCTTCACGCTGGTTGGCGTGATTGATTTCCCTCAACAAGCGATTGGTCGCCAGCAATTGGCCCTCGAGCTCACGCCTCAGACCTTTGTGGAAGAGATTGCGCCTGCTCGGACCTTTGGTTTTCGCGAGCAAGTGGAGCAACTTCGCGCCTCGGGTCTCATTCGTGGAGGCGCTTTAGATAACGCCCTCGTTTGTGATGGAGATTCCTGGGTGAATCCGCCGCTGCGTTTTCAAGATGAACCAGTGCGCCATAAGGTCTTGGATCTAATCGGAGATCTCGCTCTCGTGGGTTTCCCTCAAGCCCAGGTGCTTGCCTATCGCGGATCCCACGGCCTTCATACTGATCTGGCCGCGGCACTTGCCGATCAACTCGTTCCCCAACGCTGA
- a CDS encoding BamA/TamA family outer membrane protein, protein MVNSSSCRTRNAVRRGALGLALALPLLTTLPARAQAEADSDQSSEEQIQLEDALTGDSPDSQSAPQSAPQSVEVEAFEDGQEAPVAAENEGPEQPRILITEVVIEGIDGHPEQERVELAAYDAMTVRPGSRVTRDELKVDLEAIYATGWFSDVRIEPVNGPLGVQLVVQVVPNPVLTKVELLPEDNEIPPQVIEDAFSSDYGRTLNLSELQLRMKELQTWYASEGYALARVTGPTRVSPDGVVQLKVVVGTVAGVEVQFLNKEGETTNEKGEPIRGKTKPWVITREISIKPGEAFNRNQLEGDIKRLYGTSLFSDVKVTLKPVAGNPGEVNIVLGIVEQSTGSLSGGLGYSQSQGVFGQVQVQDSNLFGRAWNLALNLTYGQYGGLADFTFTDPWIKGDAHRTSFRASLFLSREVPQVFQSQNNGDIVTVTDYEDNKSSRAYAINRSDNPAGRKFDDVGDASDLFPEYSWFDYQGDSVALQRIGGNIIFARPLNGGDPYKKAPWQVLAGLNVQSVRPINFEGTSRVYGTPSDRDKNSIPNENIICISYNCATENNLAGLRFAATYNTLNDPRNPTSGNFFSFGTEQFLSVGENSPTFNRVKASYTQFFPVNWLKIAKGCRPKPGEKANCPQAIGLQLKAGSIVGDLPPYEAFCLGGSNSVRGWYDCDLAVGRSYGEATLEYRFPIISIFAGELFVDAGTDFGSQSSVPGKPGKLLKKPGSGFSIGTGVIVTTPVGPLRLEVASQDLTGEWRFNLGVGWKF, encoded by the coding sequence ATGGTCAATTCCTCCTCATGCCGAACCAGGAACGCCGTTCGGCGAGGAGCTTTGGGGCTAGCTCTGGCCCTTCCGCTTCTGACCACCCTTCCGGCTCGAGCGCAAGCTGAGGCTGACTCCGATCAGAGTTCGGAGGAACAGATCCAGCTCGAGGATGCCCTCACTGGGGATTCTCCTGATTCGCAATCAGCACCTCAATCAGCACCTCAATCCGTTGAGGTGGAAGCTTTTGAAGATGGTCAGGAAGCACCTGTTGCTGCTGAAAACGAGGGCCCTGAGCAGCCAAGAATTCTGATTACAGAGGTGGTGATCGAAGGGATCGATGGTCACCCCGAGCAAGAGCGGGTGGAATTGGCTGCTTATGACGCCATGACCGTGCGTCCTGGTAGCCGCGTTACCAGGGATGAACTTAAAGTTGATTTGGAGGCGATTTACGCCACCGGTTGGTTCTCAGACGTTCGCATCGAACCGGTTAATGGTCCGCTTGGCGTGCAACTTGTTGTTCAGGTTGTTCCCAACCCTGTACTGACCAAGGTTGAGTTGCTGCCTGAAGACAATGAGATCCCTCCACAGGTTATTGAGGATGCCTTTAGTTCCGACTACGGACGCACGCTGAACCTCTCCGAACTTCAGCTTCGGATGAAAGAACTTCAAACCTGGTATGCCAGCGAGGGGTATGCCCTTGCCAGGGTCACAGGACCGACCCGAGTCAGTCCAGATGGGGTTGTGCAGCTCAAAGTTGTTGTCGGTACGGTTGCGGGCGTTGAGGTGCAGTTCCTGAACAAGGAAGGCGAAACCACCAACGAAAAAGGTGAACCGATTCGTGGAAAAACCAAACCTTGGGTGATTACAAGAGAAATATCGATCAAGCCAGGTGAGGCTTTTAATCGCAACCAACTTGAGGGTGATATCAAACGCCTTTACGGAACATCGTTGTTCAGTGATGTCAAAGTCACACTGAAGCCCGTTGCCGGAAATCCAGGCGAAGTTAATATTGTTTTGGGAATTGTTGAGCAGTCAACCGGTTCTCTATCAGGCGGCTTGGGCTATAGCCAAAGTCAGGGTGTGTTTGGACAGGTTCAGGTTCAAGACAGCAATTTGTTTGGCCGTGCCTGGAATCTGGCTCTTAATCTCACCTACGGGCAGTACGGCGGTCTCGCAGATTTCACGTTTACTGATCCATGGATCAAGGGGGATGCCCATCGCACCTCCTTCAGGGCCTCTTTGTTCTTGAGTCGTGAGGTTCCTCAGGTCTTTCAGAGCCAAAACAATGGCGACATTGTGACCGTCACGGATTACGAAGACAACAAATCGTCCCGTGCTTACGCGATTAATAGAAGTGATAATCCAGCCGGGCGCAAGTTTGATGATGTTGGAGATGCCTCTGATCTCTTCCCCGAGTACAGTTGGTTCGATTATCAGGGCGACTCTGTTGCCCTGCAAAGGATTGGCGGAAATATCATTTTTGCAAGGCCTCTTAATGGTGGTGACCCCTATAAGAAAGCGCCATGGCAGGTTCTTGCGGGTTTAAATGTTCAAAGTGTTCGACCCATCAATTTCGAGGGCACTTCTCGTGTGTATGGCACCCCTAGTGACCGTGATAAAAACAGTATTCCGAATGAAAATATTATTTGCATCTCTTACAATTGCGCTACTGAAAATAATTTAGCTGGCTTGCGATTTGCTGCCACCTACAACACTTTGAATGATCCCCGCAATCCAACCTCGGGTAATTTCTTTAGTTTCGGGACCGAGCAATTCCTGTCGGTTGGTGAGAACTCACCAACCTTCAACCGTGTGAAAGCAAGCTATACCCAATTCTTCCCCGTGAATTGGCTGAAAATTGCCAAGGGTTGTCGGCCTAAGCCCGGCGAAAAAGCAAATTGCCCACAAGCCATTGGTCTTCAACTCAAGGCTGGTTCCATTGTCGGAGACTTGCCCCCTTACGAGGCCTTTTGCCTCGGCGGTTCGAACTCAGTGCGTGGTTGGTACGACTGCGATCTAGCAGTTGGTCGTAGTTACGGCGAAGCAACCCTGGAATATCGCTTTCCGATTATCAGCATTTTCGCTGGGGAATTATTTGTTGATGCGGGCACCGATTTTGGTTCCCAGAGCAGTGTTCCGGGAAAACCCGGCAAATTGCTGAAAAAGCCAGGTTCAGGCTTCTCTATCGGTACGGGTGTGATCGTGACGACGCCTGTGGGTCCATTGCGTCTTGAGGTTGCCAGTCAGGATTTGACCGGTGAATGGAGATTCAACTTAGGTGTGGGCTGGAAGTTCTAA
- the purC gene encoding phosphoribosylaminoimidazolesuccinocarboxamide synthase → MTSTHGPLLYEGKAKRIYASNNEAEVLVEFKNDATAFNAQKRAQLDDKGRLNCQISACLFELLEREGIPTHYCGLESDHWMVVQRVQVIPIEVVLRNVATGSLCRETPISQGTRLDPALLDLYYKDDDLGDPLLTESRLFLLDLVSQESRQEIETLARRVNAVLTPFFSGLNLQLVDFKLELGRNAAGELLVADEISPDTCRLWDMNSQDAKERILDKDRFRQDLGGVIEAYGEVCKRVQGATPKPRNYR, encoded by the coding sequence ATGACCAGCACCCATGGGCCTCTCCTTTATGAGGGCAAGGCCAAACGCATCTATGCCTCAAACAATGAGGCTGAGGTTTTGGTTGAGTTCAAGAACGATGCCACGGCTTTTAACGCTCAAAAGCGTGCACAACTTGATGACAAAGGGCGACTTAACTGTCAGATCTCAGCGTGCCTGTTTGAGTTGCTGGAACGGGAAGGAATACCAACCCATTACTGCGGATTGGAGTCCGATCATTGGATGGTGGTCCAACGGGTCCAGGTGATTCCGATTGAAGTCGTGCTGCGCAACGTGGCAACTGGATCACTCTGCCGTGAAACCCCAATTTCTCAAGGCACTCGTTTGGATCCAGCACTGCTGGATCTCTATTACAAGGATGATGATCTTGGTGATCCTCTTTTGACCGAGTCGCGCCTGTTCTTACTTGACTTAGTGAGTCAGGAAAGTCGTCAGGAAATCGAGACGTTGGCAAGACGGGTGAATGCTGTTTTGACCCCTTTCTTTTCGGGCCTCAATTTGCAATTGGTGGATTTCAAGCTCGAGCTGGGGCGCAACGCTGCGGGTGAATTACTTGTGGCTGACGAGATCAGCCCAGACACCTGCCGCCTTTGGGACATGAACAGCCAAGATGCAAAAGAGCGCATTTTGGACAAGGATCGCTTCCGTCAAGACCTCGGAGGAGTGATCGAGGCCTACGGGGAGGTCTGCAAACGGGTCCAAGGGGCAACCCCTAAACCCCGCAACTACAGGTAA
- the purD gene encoding phosphoribosylamine--glycine ligase encodes MSISTTRPLSLPPLRNVLVVGGGGREQALAWAFRRCPEIEGIWISPGNAGTSDLDGCTPLAIAEADHDGMVAACRDHRIDLVVIGPEAPLAAGLADTLCGQGIAVFGPSAEGAQLEASKAWAKQLMQEAGIPTAGYWTVSNEQEGLALLQQLQRPLVVKADGLAAGKGVTVANSVEETATAIQEAFQGRFGQAGEQLVLEERLTGPEVSVFALCDGENMVLLPPAQDHKRLLEGDQGPNTGGMGAYAPAPLLDQAQLEQVRERILEPTLAALRKRGILYRGVIYAGLMLTPDGPQVIEFNCRFGDPECQTLMPLMGPELARVLQACALGRLADAPTLTLTELCSACVVAAAAGYPDSPRKGDPITVALDPESSSTDQLQLFHAGTHHSTEGVLETSGGRVLAMVAQALDFDQAFAKAYEGLTQVRYDGMQFRKDIGHQVRAPKLY; translated from the coding sequence ATGTCCATCTCCACCACCCGTCCCCTCTCGCTCCCACCGTTGCGCAATGTGCTCGTGGTGGGAGGTGGCGGACGAGAGCAGGCGTTGGCCTGGGCGTTCAGGCGCTGCCCAGAGATTGAAGGCATTTGGATCAGCCCAGGCAACGCTGGCACCAGCGATTTAGACGGCTGCACTCCACTGGCCATTGCAGAAGCCGATCACGACGGCATGGTTGCGGCATGCAGAGACCACCGCATCGATCTGGTGGTGATCGGTCCAGAAGCCCCCTTGGCCGCTGGGCTCGCAGACACGCTTTGCGGGCAAGGCATCGCTGTCTTCGGTCCGAGCGCGGAGGGTGCTCAGCTCGAGGCGAGCAAAGCCTGGGCGAAGCAACTAATGCAAGAAGCAGGCATCCCCACGGCTGGGTACTGGACCGTGTCCAACGAACAGGAGGGTCTTGCCCTCCTCCAACAACTGCAGCGCCCCCTGGTGGTGAAGGCGGATGGGCTCGCGGCAGGGAAGGGGGTAACGGTGGCGAACAGCGTGGAGGAGACGGCCACCGCCATTCAAGAGGCTTTTCAAGGACGGTTCGGACAGGCCGGTGAGCAGCTCGTCTTGGAAGAACGCCTAACGGGGCCAGAAGTCTCCGTGTTTGCCCTTTGCGATGGCGAGAACATGGTTTTGCTTCCGCCTGCACAGGATCACAAACGACTCCTGGAGGGGGATCAAGGACCGAACACGGGGGGGATGGGGGCTTATGCACCGGCCCCCCTGCTCGATCAAGCGCAACTAGAGCAGGTGCGCGAACGGATCCTGGAACCAACCCTTGCGGCCTTGCGCAAGCGAGGAATCCTCTATCGAGGGGTGATTTATGCGGGTCTGATGCTGACGCCCGATGGGCCCCAGGTCATCGAATTCAATTGCCGCTTTGGCGATCCTGAATGCCAAACCCTGATGCCTCTCATGGGGCCTGAACTGGCTCGCGTGCTGCAGGCCTGTGCCCTCGGACGTTTAGCGGATGCTCCAACACTCACGCTCACAGAGCTATGCAGTGCCTGCGTGGTGGCGGCAGCCGCTGGCTATCCCGACAGCCCCCGCAAAGGCGATCCCATTACCGTTGCGCTCGATCCCGAATCAAGCAGCACGGACCAACTTCAGTTGTTCCATGCGGGAACGCATCACAGCACGGAGGGGGTGCTGGAGACCTCCGGCGGCCGCGTTCTGGCGATGGTGGCGCAAGCGCTAGATTTTGATCAGGCCTTCGCGAAGGCCTACGAGGGATTAACGCAGGTTCGATACGACGGAATGCAATTCCGAAAAGATATTGGCCATCAAGTGCGCGCACCTAAGCTTTATTAA
- a CDS encoding ATP-binding protein, whose product MSSGSAPASANSTASSWAGSVSSDTAPEQDGLWSGIRLWWAEFSLQTKLLAIATLVVSLMMTSITFFALNGIQRDAVMNDTRYARDLGLLLAGNVTELVADGHDRELANVAEQFWRSSRSLRYIFFADPEGVVYLGIPISGNDADTRGDLRLNRRLELPSELKSRPKNPLVRQHLTPDGQVTDVFVPLIQEGRYLGVLALGVNPNDSALASASLTREVTVAVFISIWVLVILGAVFNALTITRPVKELLRGVRSIAAGDFQARIGLPVGGELGELLDGFNAMASQLQDYDAANIEELQAAQVKQASLIATMADGAVLLDEKGQIVLANPTARRLFRWEGRNLEGQDFLNAMPDLLAIELHEPLDGVLNQGRDSNELRSSIGEPPRTLRFVLQAVREPSGENLKGIAVTMQDLTREVELNAAQSRFISNVSHELRTPLFNIKSYVETLYEMGDQLSETDKQEFLGVANAETDRLTRLVNDVLDLSRLESHPSVQFSELDLRPGLEQTLRSYQLNASDKQVELDLEASIDLPDILGNWDLLLQVLDNLVGNALKFSRSGSRIVLRAYTWPDSCVMGPLPEDSLEAPQCEMVSPLPKLRVEVSDTGYGISEDKQQRIFERFYRVENAVHTEVGTGLGLSIVRGILEKHSSVIRMASEPDVGTTFWFDLPLAQSDQDEIKLQAERQSRYEQDETELS is encoded by the coding sequence ATGAGTAGCGGTTCGGCACCAGCTTCTGCGAACTCCACTGCGTCCTCATGGGCAGGGTCAGTCTCTTCGGATACGGCCCCAGAGCAGGATGGCCTTTGGAGTGGCATCCGCCTCTGGTGGGCCGAATTCAGCCTTCAGACCAAACTTCTGGCCATCGCCACGCTGGTGGTGAGCCTGATGATGACCAGCATCACCTTTTTTGCGCTCAACGGCATCCAGCGTGATGCGGTGATGAATGACACCCGCTACGCCCGCGATTTGGGGCTGCTGTTGGCGGGCAACGTCACCGAGCTGGTGGCCGACGGACACGACCGAGAACTGGCCAATGTGGCCGAACAGTTTTGGCGGTCAAGCCGCAGCCTTCGCTACATCTTTTTTGCAGATCCAGAAGGCGTTGTTTATCTAGGGATTCCCATCAGTGGGAATGACGCTGACACCAGAGGGGACCTCCGTCTCAATCGACGCTTGGAACTCCCCAGCGAACTGAAATCGAGACCTAAAAATCCGCTTGTTCGTCAACATCTCACCCCTGATGGTCAGGTCACCGATGTTTTTGTGCCCTTGATTCAGGAGGGTCGCTATCTCGGCGTCCTCGCCCTTGGAGTGAATCCCAATGACTCGGCCCTGGCGAGTGCCTCGCTCACCCGAGAGGTCACCGTGGCCGTGTTCATCTCGATCTGGGTGCTTGTGATTCTTGGTGCTGTCTTCAATGCGCTGACCATCACCCGACCAGTCAAAGAACTCCTACGCGGGGTTCGCTCGATTGCAGCGGGAGATTTCCAAGCCCGGATCGGCCTCCCTGTTGGTGGCGAACTTGGGGAGTTGCTGGATGGATTTAATGCGATGGCCTCCCAGCTCCAGGACTATGACGCGGCCAACATCGAGGAGTTACAGGCTGCCCAGGTGAAGCAGGCCTCGCTGATCGCAACGATGGCGGATGGCGCGGTTTTGCTGGATGAAAAAGGTCAAATTGTTTTGGCCAATCCAACGGCTCGACGCTTATTTCGCTGGGAAGGGCGAAATCTTGAAGGCCAGGACTTTCTCAATGCCATGCCTGACCTGTTGGCCATTGAGCTGCATGAGCCTCTCGATGGAGTCCTGAATCAAGGCCGTGACAGCAATGAATTAAGAAGCAGCATCGGGGAACCACCGCGCACCCTCCGTTTCGTCCTCCAAGCCGTACGCGAACCCAGTGGAGAAAACCTGAAAGGGATCGCGGTGACCATGCAGGACCTCACCCGAGAAGTGGAGCTCAACGCAGCCCAAAGCCGCTTCATCAGCAACGTCTCCCATGAGCTGCGCACGCCACTGTTCAACATCAAGAGCTACGTCGAAACCCTCTACGAAATGGGGGATCAACTCAGCGAAACAGACAAGCAAGAATTTCTCGGCGTTGCCAATGCAGAAACAGATCGACTGACGCGGCTCGTCAACGATGTCCTCGATCTTTCAAGGCTCGAATCCCATCCCAGCGTTCAGTTTTCTGAACTCGATCTCAGGCCTGGTCTGGAGCAAACCCTACGCAGCTATCAACTCAATGCATCCGACAAACAGGTCGAGCTAGATCTCGAGGCATCGATCGATCTGCCAGACATTCTTGGCAATTGGGACTTACTTCTTCAGGTCCTGGATAATCTCGTTGGCAATGCTCTCAAGTTCAGCCGGAGCGGCAGCCGCATCGTGTTGAGGGCCTACACCTGGCCTGATAGTTGCGTGATGGGACCGCTTCCTGAAGATTCGCTTGAAGCACCGCAATGTGAAATGGTTTCACCTCTTCCAAAATTGCGGGTGGAAGTGAGTGACACGGGTTATGGGATCAGCGAAGACAAACAACAACGAATTTTCGAACGGTTTTACCGCGTAGAAAATGCCGTCCATACGGAGGTAGGGACAGGGCTTGGCCTCTCTATCGTGAGGGGAATTTTAGAGAAACACAGCAGCGTGATTCGCATGGCAAGCGAACCAGATGTGGGCACAACATTTTGGTTTGACCTACCGCTAGCCCAATCCGACCAAGACGAAATCAAACTGCAAGCTGAGCGGCAAAGTCGCTACGAACAAGACGAAACAGAACTGAGTTAA